The Candidatus Poribacteria bacterium sequence TCCATGTTGTTAATTTCGCCCCAACCGGTGACTCCCATATTGGTCTCGATTTTGACATAGGCTTTGACGCCCATGGGGAAGGCGTGTAGCGCGGTAATTCTGATTTGAGATCCACTATCTTCAATTTTTGGTTGATCTGACATAAAGAAACTCCTTAACTCTGAATGATTAGATTGGAGGTTGTTGACCGAATAACATAATAGCATATCCGCCCCAAAAGGAGAACACAAAAAGATATGATGTATAATGCTTTTCTGTTGACGCCCTCAACAAATTGTGATATAAGAATGGTGTCCCCCTACCTAATTGAGATTCCTAGCAGCGAGGGTTGATAAGGAGTAATTAATGGCTGAAGAACAAGCGGCGGTCCTCGTCGATGACAGTAATCCGGTATTCACAATGAATGCCTCGGAGCAATTGAATATGTCTAATGCAGACATTCATCAATTGTATGGTGAAGTGCGTCTTGAGCCACGAGATAAGGTGGTGGCAGGTAGTTACAGGACATGGACGCTGACTTATACCGCAGGCAAAAAGGGGATAGCACCGGGTGGGCGGATAAGGATTTACACTGATTCGGATTCGGATCGGGGGACGCCACAGATGGACGATTCGGCAGGCGCAGATTACCTGACGATAGAAGCACCGCAAGCCGCGCGGATAGGTGTGCTAGTACAGAGCGTGCTTTCGGTAACGTTGGTAGTGAACGGTCGAGCACTTCAACCGGGAGAGCAGGTGGCCGTGACCTATGGCGATCGGAGCGAGGGCGGGCCGGGCTTCCGGTCACAGACGTTTCAGGAGGCACGACACTATTTCTGGGTAGATGTGGATACCGCCGGTGATGGAAACATCGTGACGTTGCCTGAGCCGCCGTACTTGATTATCGTGGGTGGAACAGCGGAAAAACTGGTAGTGACCGGACCGTCAATGGTCCTCGCAGGAGAGCAGTTCCAGATCCAAATCAGGGCAGAGGACGCATGGGGAAATCCTGCCTCGGCATACCGGGGGACGGTAGCGATTCAGTCCGGGAATGTGAGGGTGCCAACGGAGCGACTAGCGTTTGGCGCAGCAGATAAGGGGGTACAGTGGATTGAAGGGTGCACCGTTACACAAACGGGAATTCACCGACTGACAGTGGTCGATGAAAAAGCCGGGTTGACCGCCCAGAGTAATCCAACGTTGTGCCAAGAAACCAAGCCTTGCCACAATCTTTACTGGGGTGATTCTCACGGCGGGCAGATAGCGATGGCAGAGAAGATTCCAGACTTCTTCCAGTACGCCCGGGACGTCGCTGCAATCCATTTCGCAGGCTATCAGCGGAACGATCATGTGCTGTCCAAGCGGGACTGGGCGTTACAACAGGCGGCAGAACGTGTCTACGATCAACCCGGACGGTTTGTGGCTTTGCCCGGTTACGAGTGGTCAGCCAATACGAGCCGGGGTGGGCATCACAACGTGTATTTCCGGCGACATGACCAATCCATTCGGCGCTCCGACCACACAGGGCTGGAAGACAAATCGGACGCTGACACGGATCTGTATCATATCCAAGATGTCTACGAAGCTTTCCGAAATTCGGATGCAGTGATTACCGCTCACGTTGGTGGTGAACACTCGGATTTGACCTACCATGATCCTGCATTGGAGCCAGCAGTGGAGGTCACGTCCGACCATGGGACGTTCGAGTGGAACAAGATGGGCTTTTTTGGCGGCAGCGATAGTCACAATGGCCGCCCCGGAAACGACACACCGGGCTTTCAGCACCGGCGCTACGCCAAAGCCGGGTTGGCAGCTGTATATGCGCCCGAATTGACGATTTCGGAGGTACTTTCGGCGTATAAAGATAGACGCATCTACGCAACAACGGGAGCCCGGATTTTGATGCACACCGAAGCGGCAGGACACTCAATGGGAGCAGAATTCACTACATCGGAAAAACCGCAGATTTCCGCGTTCATCGCTGGCACGGCACCGTTTGAATCGGTAGAACTATTTCGGGGACTAGAACCCATTTACAGTCACCCCGCGGATTACAGTGTAGACAGCAACCGTGTACGTATTCTCTGGGAAGGTGCCAGTCGCAAAAGTAGTTATTCAGGGGTAATCTGGGAAGGGAAATTGAGGATCGCTGGTCGCCGCGTTGCAAACGTAGACAAGATTCGGTTCGACAGTCCACGCTCCCGGGTGTTCGACGTGGAAGATTATGGCTTGCGCTGGTATTCGGTGACCTGTGATCTGACTGGAGAAAATGATGGAGAACTAGAGTTGGTGGTAAATACCTCAGTGATTGCAGGACCGCTCTACGGGGGAAGTGGAATCAGTGCGCCTAGGCGGATGTCCTACGCCCCGGCGGAGAAAGTGGGGGTCAATATCAACTTGACTGAACTGAAGAAAGGTCCTGTGACGCTGGAAATCGGCGGGTTAAATCGGCGGGTGACAGTATCATTGGCTCCCACGCCACAGGAGGCTGGCGAGGCTAAATTTTCATTTGCCGACCCATCGCCAAACCCCGGCATCAATCCTTACTGGGTACGGGTCGTCCAGACGGACATGGAGATGGCGTGGAGCAGCCCGATTTACGTGGACTATGTAGCGTGATAGCCAAACCCAGCGAGCGCAAACGAGACACAGATTCCCCATACTATTCGCATCGAACAGGAGGTTGTAATGTTAAAAAACTCCCAAATAACCGAATATCATCAGGACGGATACACCGTCTGCCCAGGCTTCTTGACCGCGGACGAAGTTGCTCAGTTGCTCGCAGAAACCGAGAAGATTATCGGTGGCAACACGCTCGCAAACCACGACGACAAGCGGATGGAAATGGAGCCGGATCAACCCCCAGACGGGACAAAGGTGCGTCGGCTTTACGAGCCGTGCAGTTATTACCCGCTGTTCAGGACATTATCGGAGTCCGAAAAATTGCTGGACGCTGTGGAGGGCTTGATAGGTCCCAATCTCCTGTACCACTACAGCAAACTCAATATGAAACCGCCCGAAATCGGTTCGGTTGTGGAATGGCATCAAGACCTCTCCTACTATCCGATGACAAATCGAGATTCGCTCGCTGTGCTGTTTTACCTCGATGATGCGGACGCAGACAACGGTTGTCTACAGATGTTGCCCGGTCGGCACGAAGGAGATCTGCTTGCCCATACGCGTGAAGGGTACTTTCAAGGTAGAGTTACAGAAGCAGTTAATAGCTCAGAGGCGGTATTGGTTGAAGGCAAGGCTGGCACCGTGGTCTTTATGCATTGTATGACCCCACACGCCTCAATTACCAACTGTTCAAACCGCTCTCGACGCACGCTGATTCTCAGTTACCGTGCCGCTGATGCTTTCCCCATCTATTACGGGGAGATGACGAGTCATGTCGAAACACACACACGACTGGTCCGTGGACATCAGGCACAGATGGCACGCTTTACGATGAAGGAATTCCCTGTTCCTTACTACAAAGAGAGAAGTGTGTCGCTATATGAGTTACAGGAGCGATCACGGAAAGGGGATATCAGGTAGCCGAGACGAGTTGCAGTGAAGCCAACCGATCATATCGTCCTGTCAGAATTCTATCTACGGAAAACAGATGTCAATCCAACTCATTCGACAAGCCTTTAACGGCGATCGACCGCCGCCGAGAATGTGGCGCTCACATGAACTGAAAGATTACTACGATGTCGTTATTATCGGCGGAGGTGCACACGGGCTTGCCTGCGCCTACTATCTCGCCAAAGAGCACGGCATCACTGATGTGGCGGTGCTAGAAAAGAGTTACATCGGTGCGGGCGGCAGCGGTCGTAACACGGCTATTGTCCGCAGCAA is a genomic window containing:
- a CDS encoding DUF3604 domain-containing protein yields the protein MAEEQAAVLVDDSNPVFTMNASEQLNMSNADIHQLYGEVRLEPRDKVVAGSYRTWTLTYTAGKKGIAPGGRIRIYTDSDSDRGTPQMDDSAGADYLTIEAPQAARIGVLVQSVLSVTLVVNGRALQPGEQVAVTYGDRSEGGPGFRSQTFQEARHYFWVDVDTAGDGNIVTLPEPPYLIIVGGTAEKLVVTGPSMVLAGEQFQIQIRAEDAWGNPASAYRGTVAIQSGNVRVPTERLAFGAADKGVQWIEGCTVTQTGIHRLTVVDEKAGLTAQSNPTLCQETKPCHNLYWGDSHGGQIAMAEKIPDFFQYARDVAAIHFAGYQRNDHVLSKRDWALQQAAERVYDQPGRFVALPGYEWSANTSRGGHHNVYFRRHDQSIRRSDHTGLEDKSDADTDLYHIQDVYEAFRNSDAVITAHVGGEHSDLTYHDPALEPAVEVTSDHGTFEWNKMGFFGGSDSHNGRPGNDTPGFQHRRYAKAGLAAVYAPELTISEVLSAYKDRRIYATTGARILMHTEAAGHSMGAEFTTSEKPQISAFIAGTAPFESVELFRGLEPIYSHPADYSVDSNRVRILWEGASRKSSYSGVIWEGKLRIAGRRVANVDKIRFDSPRSRVFDVEDYGLRWYSVTCDLTGENDGELELVVNTSVIAGPLYGGSGISAPRRMSYAPAEKVGVNINLTELKKGPVTLEIGGLNRRVTVSLAPTPQEAGEAKFSFADPSPNPGINPYWVRVVQTDMEMAWSSPIYVDYVA
- a CDS encoding phytanoyl-CoA dioxygenase family protein gives rise to the protein MLKNSQITEYHQDGYTVCPGFLTADEVAQLLAETEKIIGGNTLANHDDKRMEMEPDQPPDGTKVRRLYEPCSYYPLFRTLSESEKLLDAVEGLIGPNLLYHYSKLNMKPPEIGSVVEWHQDLSYYPMTNRDSLAVLFYLDDADADNGCLQMLPGRHEGDLLAHTREGYFQGRVTEAVNSSEAVLVEGKAGTVVFMHCMTPHASITNCSNRSRRTLILSYRAADAFPIYYGEMTSHVETHTRLVRGHQAQMARFTMKEFPVPYYKERSVSLYELQERSRKGDIR